AGAAGAACTACTTAAGTTAAAGAACAGAATTGCTGTCTTCCCACGCTATAGGGGTCAGGGGTGGAAGTTTGTTGCAACCCTTTTTCTATTTGGTGATCTAGTTTATTACGCATTGTCAGGCTATCGCGACATAGTTTGCTTCTGTGTAATGTCAGGCTACTCATTCTAGTTACTGAGAGAATGCTGGTATGATCTCCACACTATTTATTGGTAAAGATTCATTTGTTATTTTAGTTGACTGCAATCCAGTTTGTCAGGGTTAGTTTGGATCCGTCTCCCGTGATTAATTTTTAAACATTGGGTACATTTagccttgagccgagggtctgccggaaacagcctctctacctttttaaaggtaggggtaaggtatgcgtacacactCTGTGTGAATACACAaggtttttttgttgttgttgggtaCATTTAGCACCCTGCAGCTGGAAACTCTGGATGGCTTTGGTGATTAGGCCGTTTCTAATTTGACTTAATGGGTAGTTTTTAGAGTTATGCTGGCGTATTTGAAGACTAGTTAGAGATGTGTAGTATTCTTCATTGCCTGTGCCATAGGAGACTAGTTAGAGATGTGTAGTATGCTTCTTTAGGGTTAGTGAAGCTCTATAGGAGAACCTGGACCCAGAAACTTGATGTTTAGTTGATGAAAAGTAGTTTTTTCATGGAATTCTCAGCTATCAAGTAAGAAATGCCTCTTACTTTAACTTTTGCAATGTGGTAGCATCTGATAaatataacaaacaaacaaatgaaTACTTCATGTTCTTAATGGTCCACCTCCCACACCGTCCTTCCTTACTAAGCAAGTAGAAAGCTATGGAGTCTAAGATTAAGATTACTAGGAGAAATTCAAAAGTTGAGGTTGAGGATGTAGCAATTACCACATGTTTGTCATAAGTCACTGTCAATAGTTAATCCAAATGATTTCGGCAGGCATATGGGATATAGTCGGTCACAAAACCGCCGCACAAATTAGGCTTGAACTTCAAGAGGCAATAATTAATTCATTTATATATGACATGTATGCTTGTGGTAAATTGTAGATGAAGATGGCTGTTAGTCAAGTTTAAGGGACGAAGCATAGTGACATAACGACAAAATCGAACTAACTTATTACTCCATCAATTATAAGGCATTATTGTGCTGTTGTAATCGCAATAATTTCTTCTTGTCTCCTTTTTAGAATTTGTACATGATTTTTCATTAGCTTGTACATATTCGGATGCTAAGGGTATAAACAATCGAACTAAAACAACTAAATAAGcgatattttcttttttttggttttgtttggtttttgtttaaaaaaaaaaggaccgtatatgattttattttattttatttaaaaaagtcTGAATCAAATCGGTAAACATATACGCAAATCTTATGTGATTATTTCTAAATTAACACATCATTTTAGTAGGTGTATGAGTATTTAATAAAGTAGAAAACAACTAATTATTCAACAATGCTTCTAGGCATTTTGGTAGATCTAATCCTGACTTCACGCAGGAAATTATAGTATGCTAAGTCAAGTCAGATTTTTAAATCAGTAAACATAAATCGTTCAAAATCAATAAATTGACAAAACGGAACcgataaatttatatatatatatatatatatatatatatatagtatttggTTTAATTTGGTCTTAATGACTAAAAAATAGactaaatttaattttttttggaaaatgatattgtatagccgctctcaaaataatagccgaaaaatgtatttttttttctgtgtgtgtgtgtatatatatactagaattttacaaattttatataaATTTTTTCGATTatcgaatataaataatttctagCGTGGGCTAAAAGTAAAAAACGCTCTAAATTTTTGGTAGGATAGTTTTAGGTAAGAGAATCTCAAGCGAGAGATTTTAAGAAAGCGAAAAGTTGTagattaaaataaattatattttatataattttctAAAAGTAGTTGTAACTTatttaattaaatactaaataagtTGTATTATTCTTTGCCAAGCATCCTCATCTTGCCGTGTATATGTATTACGCATATTATGTCAAATGGACTTGTATGTATTTTCTCAATAtccttttttaaaattttaatttgtaCAAGAAACATTTCCAATTTGAACACAAAAGCAAAATGGCTAAGAATGGAGAGTGAGACAATAACGGGGTAGCTATCAAACACATTATTATCGATCATTAATAGAGGTTATATAATAAGTCATTTTATGATCAGAATAGGTCCAATTATTTTAAAGAACATTAATCTTATATCCGATCTTTTAATTCACAAAAGCAAAAGATAATGAAATTAAATACTGCAAAAGTTGTTGGACAGACTCATGATCAATTAAAAATTTACAGAACAAAACCTAATATTCCTTAATGGAGAATAATTTAATTCAAAAGTGCAGCCAACTACCAAACATGACAGGAACTTTCGAAGGATTCCTAATCCAGCAAGTAATTTACATTATTAAACCCTAATTATCCAATATATTAATTAACTCACAATAAACCTAATTTAGTCCACTTCAATTTATATCCATacatttcataaaaaaaaatcaaatatacaGAGGCCCCCCCAATTCTCTAAGTTCATAGTTGGTCGGTGCATTTTGTGGACCAAACCCTATTTGTCTCTGTCATGCCACCATTACTTCACTTTTTTTTAATCATTATTTACCTTACATAGGGTACCCCTTAGACGGGCCCTCCACCGTTCTTATCAAGTTTCTCCTTGTCAAATTCAAAGCTTGTCAAATTTAAAACTCGAGACCTCTAGTAAAGGGATGAAATACTAATAAAAAATGAACAAAACGTATTGAGTATGCGTTCATGTGAAGCTCAATGTTTCCAAATTGAATAATGACTTCGATATAATAATAACAATGTACTAGTATATTTTTATAGTTTAAGGTTTGGAGAGGGTAATGTGCAGTGTCGAGGCCAGAATTTATACAAAGGGGTGTCAAAATttaaagaaaagccaaaaaaatgaaaaaatattgcaATAGGGAATGGAACTTACAACCTTCAATCACTTTTGACACCCCTTGACCGTTGCACTAGGAGATTGTCTTGTATCAAAGGTTGTCACCCATTGTAtatattcaattttttttaaaaaaaaatacctaTCTATGCAATGTTATTCTTCTGGCGAAGGGGTGTCACCCCTCGAACAAGGGTAGCTCCGCGCATGCAAACTTTACTGGCTTATCCTTACCTTATggagatagagaggttgttttcgatAAACTCTTGGCAGGATGCTGCAATAGGGAATGGAACTTACAACCTTCAGTCACTTTTGACACCCCTTGACCGTTGCACTAGGAGATTGTCTTGTGTCAAGGATTGTCACCCATTGTatatattcaatttttttttaaaaatacctATCTACACAGTGTTATTATTCCGGCGAAGGGGTGTCACCCCTCGAACAAGGGTAGCTCCGCCCCTAGTAATGTGCATGCAAACTTTACTGGTTTATCCTTACCTTATggagatagagaggttgttttcgatAAATTCTTGGCTCAAGAAACGCAATATTCGGCAGGATGCTGCAATAGGGAATGGAACTTACAACCTTCAGTCACTTTTGACACCCCTGACCGTTGCACTAGGAGATTGTCTTGTGTCAAGGGTTGTCACCCATTATATatattcaatttttttaaaaaaaatacctaTCTACACAGTGTTATTTTTCCGGCGAAGGGGTGTCACCCCTCGAACAAGGGTAGCTCCGCCCCTGGTAATGTGCATGCAAACTTTACTGGTTTATCCTTACCTTATggagatagagaggttgttttcaaTAAACTCTTGGCTCAAGAAACGCAATATTCGGCaggatgaaaaagaaaaataacagtgAAGAAGCCATGTTTGAATTAAGACAagaatataacaacaacaaaaaaaaaaaaataacagggCAATAAAAAAATCGACACAAAGATAGTGGCAGCTCGATGGAGTACTGGGCCTAAAGCTGAATCGTTATTAGAGACCTTTAGAGGCAAATATGTTAATTGTATTTTACAATCGACTTCTTCTAATATTCTCTTCCTAATTGATAATATAGCCAATTTATTTAATCATTCTTAAGATATTATCAATCTTAGGTAAAGTTTTGTTAATTTTACTTTCCATCAGGGGAAATGTCTTTATTTTTCTATGAGCAATATTATATAGGCATGTGAAAGAAGAATTAAATCTTTTATTTCATTGAGTATATCAATTAAAGTATAATTTTTTACTTGGATAGTTTTTGGTAGtacttttgttataaaataagtCCAAAAATCAATATGGAGCTAATTAGCTCAAGGTATGTACAGAAACTATTGTAAAATGAAAATTAATCCAAGTTAAAGAGAATAAGAAGAATGAAGGAGGAAGCCATTTAAGTGCATGTCATTTATTTGTTATAGCTCAACTAGTTCGCCCTAAAAAATAGCATAATGTTTGGACTAGGCCATAATGATTATTGACATAGCAAATGTATGGTTTACTATTATaaagaattataggagtaattattaaaatatatttgttatatatataatatgaatAATATTTCACTACTAGAAGGTCGGAAAAACGCGACCAAGGTCgactgaccaaagttggtcggtttgtcaaaatattttaatttttaattttttttacgaaaccgaccaactttggttggttttctttggcgcaaaaatgtgggaaactatttttgagtcccgcaaaatttatttttcaagaaaccgaccaactttggttgatttttcatttaaaataaattaaaattaatattaaaaaaccGACCAAAATTAGTCGGTTAATTCGACCGATCATTTTAAaaaatcgaccaactttggtcggtaagtttattttttaataaaaccgaccaactttggtcggttattttagtgtgaaaatacaattaaagagtataaatcaAATAAAAAGACAGTCTTAAAACAAAGTGTACCAATAGTCTAGTGGTATAATAGTATTGTGCCACAGTACACCCCCGTTTGATTCTCAGATGGTGCattttttttaattacataattaaaataccgaccaactttggtcggttttttcgacaatattttttttaatttaattgaccgaccaaagttggtcggtaatttccgatcaactttggtcggtatgcGCTTCCAACCTTCAAATATCGTCCACACATAAATGGTCGCGTTTTGGACGGTTATTGGCCATtaccgaccaattttggtcggttTTTTTGGACGGTTTttcccggatttctagtagtgtttgGAGCCCtataattttaaaattcaaaaatagccagatttacaaatggtcattcaaaaatagccacagtttcaaaagtaatcgaaatttagccatttttcatgtaaagataaatctgaacggaaatactgttcaaaatccggaaaaatactccagtataatatactgataatatatcggtccagtatattatactggaactttttccgtgttggagttccagcataatatattggaaatTCATACACAATGCACtgatctccaatatattatgctggaacttttctgtgttgcagcaaaatagtgactatttttcaatgactttgcaaacactgactattttttaatgattagtccgaaaactgactagcccGTACTATTTTTACCTTGGCTTTAGTTTCCTTGGGGTTGAGCCGCCCGTACACAAAGTAAATAACAGGTAAGAATAAAAATCGATGGAGAATATAGTGACTTAGATCCGTATTAAAAACTTCAAAATTGAATATACATATTTAAAATTTTGAGTCCACCTCGGATCCTGATCATACCCATTAGTTATGGTTCACATGGATGAGGATTATTTATGAGGTTTGAAACATTCCACAAAAAGCACATCAGTGACAGCTAGGATTTGTAAGAAATACATGAATGGATATGCATGGACACATATGTACATTCGCATATTCCCCCTTATGGCCTTATCTTGTTCTATATGTAACAAAAggtcaacaacaaaaaaaaaaaagacagctCAGATATATCTCAGGTTTACGCAAAAAGGTTCGAAGAAGGGTCATAACTCAAGAGGGTGTGATGGAGATAGTCATACCCTATTACAAGCATTATTGGCTGATTCCACTACTCGAACTCATGATTTATTGACAGTGACGGAGCCACATGGAACAAAGGGGTGACACCCCTTCACCGGAAAATTGCACTATTGctagataattttttttattttatgtatatatttacTATATGTTGATTCCCCTTGACGTTTCGATGtatctaattatttatattttgacaccCCTTAGTGAAAATGCTGGCTTCGCCCCTGCCTATAGATCACACAGAAACTAGAGGCGGATGCAATGTATCGGTACCGGTTCGACTGAATCCAGTACTTCTAGCACGGAgcataaatttatgtgtaaaaattcattaatatTGCAATATATAgcaatatgaacccataactttaagaATATAATGAGTTCAATGCTAAAAACTTTACGGGTTAAACCCAAACTTAAATCTTAGATCCGCATCCAACGAAAACAAATTTACCATCACATGTAACAAAGGAGAAAGCTCTTACTGTATGCTACAGTGAAAATTTCATGAATTTCATTAATTAactttatattaaaatatttctATACTCCTACTATATATATGTGACACAGAAAGGCCTCTTAGTCTCATCCAAAAGCAATTTTCTCTCTAGTCTATTCTTGTCGTCCCTTCTCCTTTAGCTTCTAATTACAagtaaataaattattttaattgtGAAAATGCCTGGCATAGCTTTTGGACGTATAGATGATTCATTTAGCGTTGGGTCTCTTAAGGCCTATCTTGCTGAATTTATCTCCACCTTGCTCTTTGTCTTCGCCGGAGTTGGTTCTGCCATTGCTTACAGTTAATAACTTCCTCTAATCCTCTTCATCATCAATTTACCTTTTCACTTACATTTTCGTCGTTAAATACACTGGCCGGTGTTACCGCCAGGGACAAATTTAGGGCGAGTTCTATAAAATTATATTACTTTCGACTTGAACTACCGATGTGCACTATAGAACATGTAGAATGTATTATACACGTAACACAACTATACTCGCTCTAAATCCACTAACTTTCTTACATGAACGTGTTTGATAAACATGAAAAATGTTTCATGCCTATGCAATTATATCTACATggtatttaatttatttatttttcacaaTGGAAATATAAAAGGGGAGCCTTGGCTGCGTAActagtaaagttgttgtcatgtgaggTCACGAGTTCAAGCCGTGAAAATAACCTCTTGCATAAATGCAGGATAAGGCTGCGTCTTGTGGTTCGGCCCTTTTCCGACCTCACGCAGAGCAGGAGCTTAGTGTACCGGACTGTCCTTTTTCACAATGGAAATATAAGATTCTAAAAACTGTACTCTTTTTTGGATATATTGCAGATAAGTTGACAGCAGATGCAGCTCTAGATCCGGCTGGGCTTGTAGCTGTTGCAGTTTGCCATGGATTTGGTCTATTCGTAGCCGTTGCCGTTGGCGCTAACATTTCCGGTGGACATGTTAACCCTGCTGTTACCTTCGGATTGGCTCTCGGCGGTCAAATTACAATACTTACTGGCCTCTTTTACATCATTGCTCAGCTTTTGGGCTCCATTGTAGCTTGCTTGCTCCTCAAAGTTGTTACCGGTGGATTGGTAAGTTCTAGTAGTATTTTTACCTTAACTTCAAACACTAATATATACTTACTCCGTTCATTTTAGTTGTTCATTTTGAACCTTTTACGCCTATTAAAAAACAATAATTATAGTATGTATTTTACCTTATAACCCTCATAGTGATAGCATTTCAAAGAGTcgtaaaaaaatttattttttggaGATGAGTAATTAATGATGTGGGTACCACAAAAAAAAAAGTTGTCATTCTCTTAGATTTGCTAAAATGGACaactaaaagtaaaaatatatttttagtatagtggacaagtaaaagtaaaagtgaacgaagaaaataataaaaaaatcatcCAATATATAGGAAATATGACATATTACCAACTACAATTGATTAACTAATATATAGTAAAAAGTTATTTACACTATCAATATATATAAGTTAAAGTCATTTTTAAATACaaacttttgaagaagaaaaataaaactaTTGTTCGTGCTACCTCCCAGTTGTATTATAAAGTTTTGTTTGGTATTTAACTTGTATAAACTGACAAAGTAATTTTTTTAACACTGTCGGATTAAAACTTTGTAATTTGCCTTAATTATTGGTCTTGTTATTTAATCTCACTTTTGAGGGATGATACCTATATTATCATTGATGTTTTGATagtacaaaaattattttacagtATTAGTGCATAAAAGTTAGATTTGTTATGTTGCAGCCAATATTACATTTTTTTAGGTCTCAACTGTGATTTCTAACACTTGCGTTACAAAAATAGCCGGTCgatttgttatttattttttatagtcgatatacatagattatatatatatatatatatattaaatacgttctttttatcttttattatttCAGGCTGTTCCAATCCATAACGTGGCAGCTGGAGTGGGAGCTCTAGAAGGAGTTGTTATGGAAATTATTATCACCTTTGCTTTGGTATACACAGTGTATGCAACAGCAGCAGACCCAAAGAAGGGTTCATTGGGTACCATTGCACCCATTGCCATTGGTTTCATTGTTGGTGCCAACATT
This sequence is a window from Nicotiana sylvestris chromosome 3, ASM39365v2, whole genome shotgun sequence. Protein-coding genes within it:
- the LOC104234650 gene encoding aquaporin TIP2-1-like, with the protein product MPGIAFGRIDDSFSVGSLKAYLAEFISTLLFVFAGVGSAIAYNKLTADAALDPAGLVAVAVCHGFGLFVAVAVGANISGGHVNPAVTFGLALGGQITILTGLFYIIAQLLGSIVACLLLKVVTGGLAVPIHNVAAGVGALEGVVMEIIITFALVYTVYATAADPKKGSLGTIAPIAIGFIVGANILAAGPFSGGSMNPARSFGPAVASGDFTNNWIYWAGPLVGGGLAGLTYSNVFMQNEHAPISSDF